The sequence TAAAATAATTGAAAATTTATTACCAGACATCCTTCCTTATATTTCTGAGAAGCATAAAGAAGAAATTGAAACAAATGGATTTTGGGAAGAGAAAGAAGGCAATTTATTAATTAGAAGCCTGAACAATAAGGATTGTGTTTTTGCTCGTTTCGAAAATGGCATTGCTAAATGTGGAATTGAAAAAGCTTACTTTGATAATAAAATAAATTTTCAGAAACCAATTTCGTGTCATCTGTTCCCAATAAGAATTTCTAATTTTGGCGGGGATATTCTAAGGTTTGAAAAATTTAAAGAGTGCCACCCAGCCATTGAAAATGGCAGTAATTTAAATGTAACTGTTGCTAATTTTTGTAAAGATTCATTAACCAGATTATATGGTAAGGACTGGTTTGATAAGTTAAGCGAAATTCCTAGGAGTTAATTATGTTATCATTAAATCAACGACTACAACAACTTCAAAAACTTTCCCCACAGCAGATTCAATATCAAAAGCTGCTTCAATTAAATACATTGTCTCTTGAACAAAGAATAAAAACCGAATTAGAGCTAAATCCTATACTTGAAGAAGTGCTTACTGATGATTTTGAATTAGAAATGAAACAAGACGATGAAAAACCAGAAACAACTGAATCGGAAGATTTTGAAGGAGAAGAGTTTTCTGAAGAAAAAAATTCGGATGATGAATTTGGTGTTGAAGATTATATGAATGATGTGGAAGAACTTGACAACGATTATGTTTATAAGAATCAGGAGGAAGAAAAAATACATCCCGTTGCACCTTTACGAGAAACATTGAATGAGCATTTGCTGAATCAATTATATCTCCTTGAGCTGGCAGAACCGCTTTACAGGCTTGGCGAGGAAATTATTGGAAGCCTTACTGAAGGCGGTTACCTTAAACGCGATTTAAATAGTATTGTTGAAGAATTAAAGATGTTTGAACATATAGAAATTTCTGCTGAGGAAGCAGAAAATCTTATCAAGAGAATTCAATTATTCGATCCGATTGGTATAGCTTGCAGAAATTTGCGCGAATGTCTTCTGGTTCAACTAAAAAACTCGTCTTACGATCCATATTATTCCTATCTTGCCGAACATCTTTTAACCGAACATTTTGATGATTTTGTTAATAAACGCTTCGAAAATATTCAGCGAAGCATGAACTTTAGTGTAGAAACTCTGAAAGCAACTCTCAAGTTAATCCATAAGCTTAATCCAAAACCCGGGGAAGGAAATATTGAATCGGATCAGGCAAATCAAATTACTCCGGATTTCATGATAGAAAAAGTAGATGACAATTTTATAATTACCTTAAATGATCGAAGTGTTCCGTCAGTAACAATTAGTCAAACTTATTTGGAATTATTGAATACAAATAAGCGAAAAAGAAATCTCTCCAGAAGAGATAAAGACACGCACAAATTCTTACGGGAAAAGTTTGAATCGGCAAAGTGGTTTATTGCTTCAATCCAGCAAAGAAGAGATACGTTGATGAGAATTATGCGCGCTATTTTGGAAAAACAGTACGAGTTTTTTGAATATGGACCTAAAGCTCTTAAGCCAATGATTTATAAAGATATTGCTGAAGAAATCCAAATGGATATATCTACAATAAGCCGTGTAGTAAATGGAAAGTATGTTCAAAGTCCGGTTGGAATTCACGAACTAAAATATTTTTTTAGTGAAGGATTAGCCACAGATGATGGAACTGAAATTTCCAATAAACATATTAAAGAATTGATAAAAGAAATCTGCGAATCGGAACCGAAAACCGCTCCGTATAGCGATGATAAAATTGCAGAGATCCTTAATGATAAAGGAATCCACATTGCCAGAAGAACAGTAGCAAAATACCGCGAGCAGCTTAGAATTCCTGTTGCACGTCTTCGCAAGGAATTATGATAATCGTTTTAAATGTTTTCATCATCATTCTTCTTTTTGCTTTATTTGGATATTCTCACTCATATTTGGCTTCTGTTAAGATTAAGCAGAAACTTGCAGCCAAATTTGGCAACAATATTGCTTTTTACCGATTTGCATATAATATCATTTCCATTTTTTCCTTTTACCTGATTTACGAGCTTTCACCTAAACCAGACGTTATTATTTATGACTTAAATTATCCGTTCGATATTATTATCTTTGTCCTGCAAATTTTAAGTTTTGCCGGATTGGTTTGGACCATATCCGATATAGATGGAAAGGAGTTTCTTGGTATTTCGCAAATTTTTAGGTGGCGTAAAAACAATTATTCAGAAAATGATTTGGATGAAATATCTGTTCTTAAAACCAACGGGTCTTATAAGTACAGTCGTCATCCCATCTATCTCTTTTCGATACTTTTTCTTTTGTTTCGCCCAACAATGAGTTTATTTTATTTGGTATTTTTTATTTGTATTGTAATCTACTTTTACGTCGGTTCTTATTACGAAGAGAAAAAGTTGTTGGAAAAATTTGGTACTGAATATTATGAGTACAAACGAAGCGTTCCTAGAATTTTTCCGACTTTAAAAAAACTTGTAACAATTTTCGGATCGAATAAAAGTTAATATTATAATCAAAGTTTATGTTCAAGTGATAATAGTTTTTTATTTTCTAAAATTTTCCGGTTGATTCTGATGAAAAAATATTTTCTTGTTTCAGTTCTTCTATTCGTAAATCCATTCTATTTTGCACAGGATAATGAAAAAGAAGTTGCTAAAATTGGCAGCACATCTATAAATTCCCAGGAGTTTATTGAAAGATTTGAAATGACGCCTCGCCTTGGTCCTCAAAGTGAAAATAATCTTGAATTCGAAAAGAAAGACTTCCTTTATACTTTAATTGCAGAAAAACTCTGGGCAAAAAAAGCAAAGGAAATGAAATTAGATACTTTAGAAATTATTAAAACTACTACTGGAATTTTGGAAAGAATGTACGTCCGCGATGCACTGTATAAAATTGAGGTCCTAAATAAAGCTACAATTCCTGATCAGGAATTAATTAAAGGAATATTCAGAAACCAGGTAATGTTAAAAGTAAATTTTGCCTGGTCTAAAGATAAAAAATATATTAACGATTTATATAATGCTTTAAATGACGGCTTATCATTCGATTCTCTACTTACCGATAAAGATAGTGTTATGGATGTTACCTTTGGACAGATGCAAGAACCTGTTGAGGATTCCTTGTATAAATTATTACCGGGTAAATATACAGCGCCAATCCAAGCGCCAACCGGTGATTGGTTTATTTTCCGTGTGAACAGCCGCGAAAAAAACATTCCCAAAGAGGAAGACTTAGAAAAAACAAATTCTAATGTTAAAAAAATTGTTAAGGAAAGGATCATTGATAAATTTTATAGAGATTTTTATGTGAAGTTTTTTGGCGGAATAAAAATTAATGCAAAGGGTTACCTTTTCTGGAGCTTTGCAGATAAAGCTATTAAAGTAATTGTTGAAAAGAAACAGAAAGAAAAAATTGCGGACAATGAAAAGATCTATTTGAATGATTATGATATTGCAAAAATTAAACATGAGTTTGGAAGCGATACATTAAAACAGCCTTTTATTGCGTTTGAAAAAGATCCGGTACCGTTTGGTCAATTCCTGGATGAGTTTGCCTTTGAGGGCTTCTTTACAACAACCACAGATAGTAATAAAATAAAAGCTAAGCTATATTCAAGAGTTAAAAATTTTATTGAACACGAATTACTTACTCGTGAAGGATATAAACGCGGTTTACAGAATCTTCCTGAAGTAAAAACTGAATTGAAAATGTGGAGTGATTATTATTTATCGCAAATCTTCCGAACAAGATTTCTTGACTCAGCAAAAGTTACAGATAACGAAGTTTATAATTACTATAAGAGTAAGAACAAAGAAATTTTAATTCCAAAACAGGTGAACATTATTGAAGTCCTTACCGATAGCCTTGAAGTAATAGAAAAAGTTTTGGATGGATTAAAGAACGGGCAGGATATGCGTGAGCTTGCAAAAAAATATACGCAAAGAAAATGGACTAAAGATAAAGATGGTGAGTTTGGATTTTTTCCTGTTACTATGTACGGAGATATTGGTAGGATATCAAGCTCCATGGAAATTGGTGAAGTCTATGGTCCATTAAAACTTCCTGAGGGTTATTCTATATTTAAATTGATCGACAAGAAAGATGCAAGTAAGGAAGAACCGAAACCATTTGAAGATATTAAAGATGATGTAAAGAAAAATTTAATGGCTTCAAAACTACAGAACTCAATTGTTAATTATACTGTAAAACTTGCAAACGAATATGGTGTTTCTGTTGACGAAACTGTTTTAAAACAGATTAAAGTAACATATATTGTAATGTTTGCTTACAGGTACATGGGCTTTGGCGGTCGGATTGTTGCTGTTCCGATGTCTCCCCCATTTAATGATTGGGTTAACCAATGGCTTAAGAGTAAAAAGGATTTACCATAGATGCTTTGTTTAATTGCTTTACAAAAAAAATAATTATGAAATCATGCCCTGCTCACAAGCGAATTAACAAAGTTGCACGGGCAGGCTTGTCTTTCAGCAGGCAGGTACAAAAATTATAAAATTTAATTTGGAGAAAGAATTGGGTAAAAAAGTTAGATCAACCACAATAATAGGAGTCATTCATAATGGTGAGGCTGCTATCGGAGGCGATGGACAGGTAACACTTGGCAACACTGTTATGAAACATAATTCCCTGAAGATACGAAAACTGTACGATGGAAAAGTATTGTGCGGCTTTGCCGGCGCTGCCGCGGATGCATTTACTTTGCTGGAAAGATTTGAAGAAAAACTTGAGCAATACCGGGGAAACGTAAGTCGTGCTGCAGTAGAACTGGCAAAAGACTGGCGGACAGATAAATATCTCCGCAAACTAGAGGCGATGCTTGCAATTATTTCTGAGGATCAGGCGCTGATTGTCTCCGGTACCGGCGATATTATTGAACCTGACGATAAAATTGTTGCAATTGGTTCCGGTGGAATGTATGCATTGTCTGCTGCTAAGATGCTTAAAAAGTACAGTCAGCTTACGGCAAAAGAAATTGTTGCCGAATCATTAAAGGTAGCATCCGAAATTTGCATTTATACTAATGAAAAAATTAATGTTGAGGTAATACAGAAATAATGGAATCAAAAATAAAAAATGAAGGAATAAAAGGATTAACCCCATCTCAAACTGTTGTGGAGCTTGATAAATATATTATCGGACAGGATGATGCAAAACGCGCTGTTGCAATCGCTTTAAGAAACAGATGGAGAAGACAGCAGGTTAAAGAGGAATTGAGGGAAGAAATTTTACCGAACAATATAATTCTTATAGGTCCTACCGGTGTTGGAAAAACAGAAATTGCGCGCCGTCTTGCAAAACTATCCGGAGCGCCGTTCATCAAAGTAGAAGCTTCTAAGTTTACAGAAGTCGGTTATGTTGGTAGAGATGTTGAATCGATGATACGCGACCTTACTGAACTTGCTGTTAACATGGTAAAAAGTGAAAAGACTGGTGAAGTACAGGAGAAGGCAGAAAAAATTGCCGAGGAAAGAATTCTTGATCTGCTTATTCCGCCTGTTAAAAAACCAGCTTCCGCACAAGAAAACAATAACGTTGATGAAACTGATGAAGTATATCAGAATCAAAAAACCCGCGAATGGATGAAACAGAAACTTAAAAACGGCGAGCTTGATGATAAAATGATTGAGTATGATTTTGCGTCACAATCAGGGGTTGGTATGCAAGTGCTTGGTCCATTCGGGCTTGACGATATGGGCATTAACATACAGGAAATTATGAGCAACATAATGCCAAAGAAAAAGAAGAAAAAGAAAACTGCAATTAAAGACGCACGCGAAATTTTTATCCAGGAAGAAGCGCAGAAATTAATTGATATGGAAGCGGTTCAGAAAGAAGCAATTTCCCGTGTTCAGGATTCCGGGATTGTTTTTATTGATGAGATAGATAAAATAGCCGGCAGCGGAAGCAAAGCAATGGGACCAGATGTTTCCCGCGAAGGCGTTCAAAGGGACTTACTTCCAATTGTGGAAGGCTCGAATGTTAATACAAAATACGGCGTTGTAAAAACCGATCACGTTTTATTTATTGCTTCCGGCGCATTTCATGTTTCCAAACCATCTGATCTGATTCCAGAACTTCAGGGTCGTTTTCCAATCCGTGTTGAATTGAAAAGCTTAACCGAAGAAGATTTTGTTAAAATCCTTACCTTGCCGCAGAACGCATTGCTGAAACAATATGCGGCTCTCCTTCAAACAGAAGGCGTTGAAATAGAATTTAAGGAGGATGGGATTTTAGAAATTGCTCGCATTGCAACCTTAGTAAATGAGCAGGTAGAAAACATTGGTGCCAGAAGGCTGCATACAATTTTAACAACCTTACTTGATGACATTCTTTTCGATGTTCCGGATAAACTTCCGGAAGGTACAGTTACTATTACCGGAAAAATGGTAAAGGATAAACTTGAAAGAATTGTTATGAACAGAGATTTGAGTAAATACATTTTATAGAATAATCTGGGCGGGTGCATTACCCGCTCCGGTATTTTTATTTAAGCAATTCGTTAATTCTCTTTTTAATAATTTCTTCCTTGTTATTACTAAACTCAAGAGTGTAATTTTTTAATTTTTCTATTTTGGTTTCTAAAGTCTTTAATTCTTCTTTTCGTTGTACTTCACGTAAATTAAATAAATCTCTAAGAATAGATTCTACCTTTTGTCGAATTTCCTTCTGTTCAGATTTATCAACTTTTTTATATTGCAATCCTAATAATTCAGCTTGTAAATCAAGTGATAAAATTTTTTCAGTTCGGCTTTCAGTTTTCTGGTTATAAATAAAACCACTTCTGCTTGTGTAACTAAGTGAAGTTTGGTGAAGAAGTGTATAATATTTATTCAAATCTAATTTTTTCACTTCTATTAAGTTTTGTTTGACCTCTGCAGGAAGGTCTTTTAACAATTTTGCTTCTAAATCATCCGGGAGCCAAACATTTTTTCCCTCATACTTAAGTTGAATATCTAATTTTGTAATTGATCCCGAAGAAATTTTTACATTTTCAATAATGGTTGGTTTATAACCTTCCAAGCTACATTCTACTTTATAAATCCCTTCAGGAATATTTGTAATAATATATTCTCCATTTTGGATTGAAGCTGCACCAAGCTGAGTTTCTGATAAAAAGATGCTTGCAGCAAGTAACGGATTACTTGTTCCAGCGTCTATTACCCTACCAAATAGCTTCCCCTTTTGAGCTTCTAAAGCAGCTGAAGAGGTAAATAATAAAATTAACGGGATGAAGAATTTTAGTATCATAATACTCGTTCCTTATAAATAATTTTTATTTCTGTGGGCATTTATTATCCGGGTGAATTAAGTTCTCAAATAGTTCAGAGTGGCTTTTCTTCTATCTCTTTTATCAACAAATTTAATCTCCTGTTTAAGTTCGATACCTCTAAATTCCAATCACCATCTTTAACATAATTAGTTTTGCTAACTACGGATGTCGGATTGGTTTTATCTTTCAACAAGGAATTAACAGTTGGATTTTCTTTTATCTTGTCAGATGATATTACAAAGCCGATTATTACAGCAGCAGCAGCTGCAAGATATATCAACCCTTTCCTGAAATAATTAGCCTTTTTGTTTCTGTAAGGATGGTGTATATCTATTCCCTGTAATTTAACATTAGCATAAAGATTCCGGGTTTTCCGTTTCAGCCCGGTGTATTCTGATAGAAAAATTTTGCATTCGGCACAGCTTTCTATATGTTGATTGAGCATCTCTCGTTCTTTTTCATTTAAATCGCCTTCAACAAGCCGAAAGATTTTTTCTTCATAATCATGCATGGTTTGCCTTCATTCATTAAATAATTTTCTTAATCGTTGTTTCGCTCTGAATAGTTTAACCTTAACATTCTCAACTGATTGCCCTGTTATTTCAGCAATTTGCTTGTAAGAGTTACCTTCGTAATCGCGCAGGTAAATAATTTCATTTTGTTCATCTGTTAACATCTTCATCGCATCTTTCAGTGAAATCAGGTTATCGTAATCGGGATTATTTATCGCTTCAAATAAATTGTCATCTAATTTTTCAGCAGAATGTTTTCTGCTTCTTAACCTGTCGTAACAATAGTTTCTTGTTAAAGTAAACAACCAGGTTTTTAAACTGCAGTCTTCTCTGAAAGTATTTTTATTCTCAGTATATTTTAGAAAAACTTCCTGAACTGCATCCTGGGCGTCATATGAATTCCTTAAAATGCTGAATGAGTATCTTAAAATATCTTCCGCATAAAGTTTAAAATGGTCTGTAAGTGAAATATTTTCTTCTTTTATCTTATACATTATTTTTCAATTACAACGTAGACGGGGAACTGTGTTAAAAGTTACAAATTTATTTTCACATTCTTTGTTTGTATATAATTGAAAATTGAATACATTTCTTATCAAAATATTTACGATGGATAAAGAATTGAATTATGAAAACAATTAAATCAATTTCAAAAGCTATTATTTTAGGTGTTCTGCTGCCAGCCTATATTGGATGCTCTTCTTCACTTTTAAATCTTGCGGATTCAAAAAAGATGATTAAAAAATATTATGAAACCGGTGAATACAATGCTGAATTGAATAAGATTGTTTTGAATGCAATCGTGGACTTCAAAAATGTAGAAGTACAAAAAAACTCTGTTGTAATTTTTGATGTTGATGATACTGCAATTTCCAACTATGAATTTATGAAAAGTATGGATTTCGGGAATGTTTCTTCCGCCTGGGATAAATATATGGTCGACTCTAACGCACCTGTAATTCCGGAAATTAAAATGCTATACGATTTTTTAATAAGCCGTAGAATCAAAATTATTTTTCTTAGCGGAAGGAACTACAAAAATTATGAGGGAACATATAAAAACCTGAAGAACGCAGGTTATAATGATTTTGACACACTAATTGTAAGATCGGAGGGTCAATTAAATTCCCCCGCTTCAGATTATAAAAGTATTGAACGATTGGTTATAGCAAATTTGGGTTACAATATAATTGGTTGCGTTGGAGATCAGCAAAGCGATCTTGAAGGCGGCAACGCTGGAATTAAAATTAAACTGCCAAACTATTTATATTTTGTCGAGTAAAAATATTCAGCACACAAGAAATTATTAAATTGAAAAATCGTTTTATTGTTAATCTCTAAATCGATTGTGACAGTTGAACAAACTATGTCTTCCAGAACAAAATTAATTAAGTAATAAATTGTATTAAGATGAAAAAAATAACTCTATTACTTTTTCTATTCACGATTTCCACCTTCCCACAACCAATAACCTGGACAGAATTAACCAGTACCTACAATCTTCCGGATGGAGTAAAACTTTATAAGGGAGAACAACAAACACCATCTCTACTTAAAATAAATTACCTTGATGTTGATATGCGAAGT is a genomic window of Ignavibacteriales bacterium containing:
- a CDS encoding DUF3109 family protein, which produces MFLDNIVEINKVAVRKEVFETKFVCDLNKCKGACCTLESQYGAPLLKDEIKIIENLLPDILPYISEKHKEEIETNGFWEEKEGNLLIRSLNNKDCVFARFENGIAKCGIEKAYFDNKINFQKPISCHLFPIRISNFGGDILRFEKFKECHPAIENGSNLNVTVANFCKDSLTRLYGKDWFDKLSEIPRS
- the rpoN gene encoding RNA polymerase factor sigma-54 encodes the protein MLSLNQRLQQLQKLSPQQIQYQKLLQLNTLSLEQRIKTELELNPILEEVLTDDFELEMKQDDEKPETTESEDFEGEEFSEEKNSDDEFGVEDYMNDVEELDNDYVYKNQEEEKIHPVAPLRETLNEHLLNQLYLLELAEPLYRLGEEIIGSLTEGGYLKRDLNSIVEELKMFEHIEISAEEAENLIKRIQLFDPIGIACRNLRECLLVQLKNSSYDPYYSYLAEHLLTEHFDDFVNKRFENIQRSMNFSVETLKATLKLIHKLNPKPGEGNIESDQANQITPDFMIEKVDDNFIITLNDRSVPSVTISQTYLELLNTNKRKRNLSRRDKDTHKFLREKFESAKWFIASIQQRRDTLMRIMRAILEKQYEFFEYGPKALKPMIYKDIAEEIQMDISTISRVVNGKYVQSPVGIHELKYFFSEGLATDDGTEISNKHIKELIKEICESEPKTAPYSDDKIAEILNDKGIHIARRTVAKYREQLRIPVARLRKEL
- a CDS encoding isoprenylcysteine carboxylmethyltransferase family protein; its protein translation is MIIVLNVFIIILLFALFGYSHSYLASVKIKQKLAAKFGNNIAFYRFAYNIISIFSFYLIYELSPKPDVIIYDLNYPFDIIIFVLQILSFAGLVWTISDIDGKEFLGISQIFRWRKNNYSENDLDEISVLKTNGSYKYSRHPIYLFSILFLLFRPTMSLFYLVFFICIVIYFYVGSYYEEKKLLEKFGTEYYEYKRSVPRIFPTLKKLVTIFGSNKS
- a CDS encoding peptidylprolyl isomerase produces the protein MKKYFLVSVLLFVNPFYFAQDNEKEVAKIGSTSINSQEFIERFEMTPRLGPQSENNLEFEKKDFLYTLIAEKLWAKKAKEMKLDTLEIIKTTTGILERMYVRDALYKIEVLNKATIPDQELIKGIFRNQVMLKVNFAWSKDKKYINDLYNALNDGLSFDSLLTDKDSVMDVTFGQMQEPVEDSLYKLLPGKYTAPIQAPTGDWFIFRVNSREKNIPKEEDLEKTNSNVKKIVKERIIDKFYRDFYVKFFGGIKINAKGYLFWSFADKAIKVIVEKKQKEKIADNEKIYLNDYDIAKIKHEFGSDTLKQPFIAFEKDPVPFGQFLDEFAFEGFFTTTTDSNKIKAKLYSRVKNFIEHELLTREGYKRGLQNLPEVKTELKMWSDYYLSQIFRTRFLDSAKVTDNEVYNYYKSKNKEILIPKQVNIIEVLTDSLEVIEKVLDGLKNGQDMRELAKKYTQRKWTKDKDGEFGFFPVTMYGDIGRISSSMEIGEVYGPLKLPEGYSIFKLIDKKDASKEEPKPFEDIKDDVKKNLMASKLQNSIVNYTVKLANEYGVSVDETVLKQIKVTYIVMFAYRYMGFGGRIVAVPMSPPFNDWVNQWLKSKKDLP
- the hslV gene encoding ATP-dependent protease subunit HslV, which codes for MGKKVRSTTIIGVIHNGEAAIGGDGQVTLGNTVMKHNSLKIRKLYDGKVLCGFAGAAADAFTLLERFEEKLEQYRGNVSRAAVELAKDWRTDKYLRKLEAMLAIISEDQALIVSGTGDIIEPDDKIVAIGSGGMYALSAAKMLKKYSQLTAKEIVAESLKVASEICIYTNEKINVEVIQK
- the hslU gene encoding ATP-dependent protease ATPase subunit HslU, which gives rise to MESKIKNEGIKGLTPSQTVVELDKYIIGQDDAKRAVAIALRNRWRRQQVKEELREEILPNNIILIGPTGVGKTEIARRLAKLSGAPFIKVEASKFTEVGYVGRDVESMIRDLTELAVNMVKSEKTGEVQEKAEKIAEERILDLLIPPVKKPASAQENNNVDETDEVYQNQKTREWMKQKLKNGELDDKMIEYDFASQSGVGMQVLGPFGLDDMGINIQEIMSNIMPKKKKKKKTAIKDAREIFIQEEAQKLIDMEAVQKEAISRVQDSGIVFIDEIDKIAGSGSKAMGPDVSREGVQRDLLPIVEGSNVNTKYGVVKTDHVLFIASGAFHVSKPSDLIPELQGRFPIRVELKSLTEEDFVKILTLPQNALLKQYAALLQTEGVEIEFKEDGILEIARIATLVNEQVENIGARRLHTILTTLLDDILFDVPDKLPEGTVTITGKMVKDKLERIVMNRDLSKYIL
- a CDS encoding carboxypeptidase-like regulatory domain-containing protein, which codes for MILKFFIPLILLFTSSAALEAQKGKLFGRVIDAGTSNPLLAASIFLSETQLGAASIQNGEYIITNIPEGIYKVECSLEGYKPTIIENVKISSGSITKLDIQLKYEGKNVWLPDDLEAKLLKDLPAEVKQNLIEVKKLDLNKYYTLLHQTSLSYTSRSGFIYNQKTESRTEKILSLDLQAELLGLQYKKVDKSEQKEIRQKVESILRDLFNLREVQRKEELKTLETKIEKLKNYTLEFSNNKEEIIKKRINELLK
- a CDS encoding zf-HC2 domain-containing protein, giving the protein MHDYEEKIFRLVEGDLNEKEREMLNQHIESCAECKIFLSEYTGLKRKTRNLYANVKLQGIDIHHPYRNKKANYFRKGLIYLAAAAAVIIGFVISSDKIKENPTVNSLLKDKTNPTSVVSKTNYVKDGDWNLEVSNLNRRLNLLIKEIEEKPL
- a CDS encoding RNA polymerase sigma factor → MYKIKEENISLTDHFKLYAEDILRYSFSILRNSYDAQDAVQEVFLKYTENKNTFREDCSLKTWLFTLTRNYCYDRLRSRKHSAEKLDDNLFEAINNPDYDNLISLKDAMKMLTDEQNEIIYLRDYEGNSYKQIAEITGQSVENVKVKLFRAKQRLRKLFNE